One Bradyrhizobium manausense DNA segment encodes these proteins:
- a CDS encoding nuclear transport factor 2 family protein, whose translation MRDFDQMGLVVDWVDACRSGDLATLLELYADDAEVECTCNGTRLYRGRRELETYWGPKLNAFSSAGFGLEEIHPAQNGVDLEYSVAGELRIRASFRFSTEGKIYSTLCEPALQDSHDRCAC comes from the coding sequence GTGCGTGATTTCGATCAGATGGGACTGGTTGTCGATTGGGTGGATGCCTGTCGGAGTGGCGACCTCGCGACGCTGCTCGAACTCTATGCCGACGATGCCGAAGTTGAATGCACGTGCAACGGCACGCGCCTCTATCGCGGCCGGCGCGAGCTCGAAACCTATTGGGGGCCGAAGCTCAACGCTTTCTCCTCAGCGGGCTTCGGTCTGGAGGAAATCCATCCCGCGCAGAATGGCGTCGATCTCGAATATTCCGTTGCGGGCGAGCTGCGCATTCGCGCCTCGTTTCGCTTCAGCACGGAGGGCAAGATTTACAGCACGCTGTGCGAACCAGCGCTGCAGGATTCGCACGACCGCTGCGCCTGCTAG